A region from the Hippopotamus amphibius kiboko isolate mHipAmp2 chromosome 15, mHipAmp2.hap2, whole genome shotgun sequence genome encodes:
- the AP1M1 gene encoding AP-1 complex subunit mu-1 isoform X2: MSASAVYVLDLKGKVLICRNYRGDVDMSEVEHFMPILMEKEEEGMLSPILAHGGVRFMWIKHNNLYLVATSKKNACVSLVFSFLYKVVQVFSEYFKELEEESIRDNFVIIYELLDELMDFGYPQTTDSKILQEYITQEGHKLETGAPRPPATVTNAVSWRSEGIKYRKNEVFLDVIESVNLLVSANGNVLRSEIVGSIKMRVFLSGMPELRLGLNDKVLFDNTGRGKSKSVELEDVKFHQCVRLSRFENDRTISFIPPDGEFELMSYRLNTHVKPLIWIESVIEKHSHSRIEYMIKAKSQFKRRSTANNVEIHIPVPNDADSPKFKTTVGSVKWVPENSEIVWSIKSFPGGKEYLMRAHFGLPSVEAEDKEGKPPISVKFEIPYFTTSGIQVRYLKIIEKSGYQALPWVRYITQNGDYQLRTQ; this comes from the exons GTGCTCATCTGCCGAAACTACCGCGGCGACGTGGACATGTCAGAGGTGGAGCACTTCATGCCCATCctgatggagaaggaggaggaagggatgcTGTCACCCATCCTGGCGCATGGGGGAGTCCGCTTCATGTGGATAAAGCACAACAACCTGTATC TGGTCGCCACCTCCAAGAAGAATGCATGCGTGTCGCTGGTGTTCTCCTTCCTCTATAAGGTGGTGCAG gtattttcagaatatttcaaggagctggaggaggagagcaTCCGCGACAACTTCGTCATCATCTACGAGCTGCTGGATGAGCTCATGGACTTCGGCTACCCCCAGACCACAGACAGCAAGATCCTGCAGGA GTACATCACTCAGGAGGGCCACAAGCTGGAAACGGGGGCCCCACGGCCCCCAGCCACCGTCACCAATGCAGTGTCCTGGCGCTCCGAGGGCATCAAGTACCGGAAGAACGAGGTGTTCTTGGACGTCATTGAGTCCGTCAATCTCCTG GTCAGTGCCAACGGTAACGTCCTACGCAGTGAGATCGTGGGCTCCATCAAGATGCGGGTCTTCCTGTCGGGCATGCCCGAGCTGCGCCTGGGCCTCAATGACAAGGTTCTCTTCGACAACACGGGCC GTGGCAAAAGCAAGTCCGTGGAGCTGGAGGATGTGAAGTTCCACCAGTGTGTGCGGCTCTCACGCTTTGAGAACGACCGCACTATCTCTTTCATCCCACCGGATGGCGAGTTTGAGCTCATGTCCTACCGCCTCAACACCCAT GTCAAGCCCTTGATCTGGATCGAGTCCGTGATTGAAAAGCACTCCCACAGCCGCATCGAGTACATGATCAAG GCCAAGAGTCAGTTCAAGCGGCGGTCAACAGCCAACAACGTGGAGATCCACATCCCCGTGCCCAACGACGCCGACTCGCCCAAGTTCAAGACGACAGTGGGGAGCGTCAAGTGGGTCCCTGAGAACAGCGAGATCGTGTGGTCCATCAAGTCCTTCCCG GGCGGCAAGGAGTACCTGATGCGGGCTCACTTCGGCCTGCCCAGTGTGGAGGCGGAGGACAAGGAGGGCAAGCCCCCAATCAGTGTCAAGTTTGAGATCCCCTACTTCACTACCTCCGGCATCCAG GTGCGCTACCTGAAGATCATCGAGAAGAGCGGCTACCAGGCCCTACCATGGGTTCGTTACATCACTCAGAATGGAG ATTACCAGCTCCGGACCCAGTGA
- the AP1M1 gene encoding AP-1 complex subunit mu-1 isoform X3, with protein sequence MWPHAEWPCGVVVRDAGPAPLPALSALGKWHPLCACMSSSLKWARGEVFQEPGSLRTVSKFGHCPAVIFSCTLRSLPVCTGVKGHPSHSPTLSRRKCSVSVCSIVLLFGISGYQTSRQPWEQGPGCSIFTSPRGFAQAPHGETDISRKVSANGNVLRSEIVGSIKMRVFLSGMPELRLGLNDKVLFDNTGRGKSKSVELEDVKFHQCVRLSRFENDRTISFIPPDGEFELMSYRLNTHVKPLIWIESVIEKHSHSRIEYMIKAKSQFKRRSTANNVEIHIPVPNDADSPKFKTTVGSVKWVPENSEIVWSIKSFPGGKEYLMRAHFGLPSVEAEDKEGKPPISVKFEIPYFTTSGIQVRYLKIIEKSGYQALPWVRYITQNGDYQLRTQ encoded by the exons ATGTGGCCTCATGCAGAATGGCCCTGCGGGGTGGTGGTCCGGGATGCAGGCCCAGCACCTCTGCCAGCGCTCTCTGCCCTCGGCAAGTGGCATCCCCTCTGTGCCTGCATGTCTTCGTCTCTAAAATGGGCCCGAGGAGAGGTGTTCCAGGAGCCTGGCTCCCTGAGGACAGTCTCCAAGTTTGGCCATTGTCCTGCTGTGATTTTTAGTTGCACTCTCAGATCCCTTCCGGTTTGCACAGGAGTTAAAGGTCACCCAAGTCACAGCCCCACCCTGTCGAGAAGGAAGTGCTCAGTCAGTGTTTGCTCAATTGTATTGTTATTTGGGATCAGTGGTTATCAGACATCAAGGCAGCCCTGGGAGCAGGGCCCAGGATGCTCCATCTTCACAAGCCCTAGGGGCTTTGCCCAGGCCCCACATGGAGAAACAGACATTTCCAGGAAA GTCAGTGCCAACGGTAACGTCCTACGCAGTGAGATCGTGGGCTCCATCAAGATGCGGGTCTTCCTGTCGGGCATGCCCGAGCTGCGCCTGGGCCTCAATGACAAGGTTCTCTTCGACAACACGGGCC GTGGCAAAAGCAAGTCCGTGGAGCTGGAGGATGTGAAGTTCCACCAGTGTGTGCGGCTCTCACGCTTTGAGAACGACCGCACTATCTCTTTCATCCCACCGGATGGCGAGTTTGAGCTCATGTCCTACCGCCTCAACACCCAT GTCAAGCCCTTGATCTGGATCGAGTCCGTGATTGAAAAGCACTCCCACAGCCGCATCGAGTACATGATCAAG GCCAAGAGTCAGTTCAAGCGGCGGTCAACAGCCAACAACGTGGAGATCCACATCCCCGTGCCCAACGACGCCGACTCGCCCAAGTTCAAGACGACAGTGGGGAGCGTCAAGTGGGTCCCTGAGAACAGCGAGATCGTGTGGTCCATCAAGTCCTTCCCG GGCGGCAAGGAGTACCTGATGCGGGCTCACTTCGGCCTGCCCAGTGTGGAGGCGGAGGACAAGGAGGGCAAGCCCCCAATCAGTGTCAAGTTTGAGATCCCCTACTTCACTACCTCCGGCATCCAG GTGCGCTACCTGAAGATCATCGAGAAGAGCGGCTACCAGGCCCTACCATGGGTTCGTTACATCACTCAGAATGGAG ATTACCAGCTCCGGACCCAGTGA
- the AP1M1 gene encoding AP-1 complex subunit mu-1 isoform X1: MSASAVYVLDLKGKVLICRNYRGDVDMSEVEHFMPILMEKEEEGMLSPILAHGGVRFMWIKHNNLYLVATSKKNACVSLVFSFLYKVVQVFSEYFKELEEESIRDNFVIIYELLDELMDFGYPQTTDSKILQEYITQEGHKLETGAPRPPATVTNAVSWRSEGIKYRKNEVFLDVIESVNLLGKYPGVGLLGHMVSANGNVLRSEIVGSIKMRVFLSGMPELRLGLNDKVLFDNTGRGKSKSVELEDVKFHQCVRLSRFENDRTISFIPPDGEFELMSYRLNTHVKPLIWIESVIEKHSHSRIEYMIKAKSQFKRRSTANNVEIHIPVPNDADSPKFKTTVGSVKWVPENSEIVWSIKSFPGGKEYLMRAHFGLPSVEAEDKEGKPPISVKFEIPYFTTSGIQVRYLKIIEKSGYQALPWVRYITQNGDYQLRTQ, from the exons GTGCTCATCTGCCGAAACTACCGCGGCGACGTGGACATGTCAGAGGTGGAGCACTTCATGCCCATCctgatggagaaggaggaggaagggatgcTGTCACCCATCCTGGCGCATGGGGGAGTCCGCTTCATGTGGATAAAGCACAACAACCTGTATC TGGTCGCCACCTCCAAGAAGAATGCATGCGTGTCGCTGGTGTTCTCCTTCCTCTATAAGGTGGTGCAG gtattttcagaatatttcaaggagctggaggaggagagcaTCCGCGACAACTTCGTCATCATCTACGAGCTGCTGGATGAGCTCATGGACTTCGGCTACCCCCAGACCACAGACAGCAAGATCCTGCAGGA GTACATCACTCAGGAGGGCCACAAGCTGGAAACGGGGGCCCCACGGCCCCCAGCCACCGTCACCAATGCAGTGTCCTGGCGCTCCGAGGGCATCAAGTACCGGAAGAACGAGGTGTTCTTGGACGTCATTGAGTCCGTCAATCTCCTG Ggcaaatacccaggagtgggattgctgggtcatatg GTCAGTGCCAACGGTAACGTCCTACGCAGTGAGATCGTGGGCTCCATCAAGATGCGGGTCTTCCTGTCGGGCATGCCCGAGCTGCGCCTGGGCCTCAATGACAAGGTTCTCTTCGACAACACGGGCC GTGGCAAAAGCAAGTCCGTGGAGCTGGAGGATGTGAAGTTCCACCAGTGTGTGCGGCTCTCACGCTTTGAGAACGACCGCACTATCTCTTTCATCCCACCGGATGGCGAGTTTGAGCTCATGTCCTACCGCCTCAACACCCAT GTCAAGCCCTTGATCTGGATCGAGTCCGTGATTGAAAAGCACTCCCACAGCCGCATCGAGTACATGATCAAG GCCAAGAGTCAGTTCAAGCGGCGGTCAACAGCCAACAACGTGGAGATCCACATCCCCGTGCCCAACGACGCCGACTCGCCCAAGTTCAAGACGACAGTGGGGAGCGTCAAGTGGGTCCCTGAGAACAGCGAGATCGTGTGGTCCATCAAGTCCTTCCCG GGCGGCAAGGAGTACCTGATGCGGGCTCACTTCGGCCTGCCCAGTGTGGAGGCGGAGGACAAGGAGGGCAAGCCCCCAATCAGTGTCAAGTTTGAGATCCCCTACTTCACTACCTCCGGCATCCAG GTGCGCTACCTGAAGATCATCGAGAAGAGCGGCTACCAGGCCCTACCATGGGTTCGTTACATCACTCAGAATGGAG ATTACCAGCTCCGGACCCAGTGA
- the AP1M1 gene encoding AP-1 complex subunit mu-1 isoform X4: MSASAVYVLDLKGKVLICRNYRGDVDMSEVEHFMPILMEKEEEGMLSPILAHGGVRFMWIKHNNLYLVATSKKNACVSLVFSFLYKVVQVFSEYFKELEEESIRDNFVIIYELLDELMDFGYPQTTDSKILQEYITQEGHKLETGAPRPPATVTNAVSWRSEGIKYRKNEVFLDVIESVNLLGKYPGVGLLGHMVSANGNVLRSEIVGSIKMRVFLSGMPELRLGLNDKVLFDNTGRGKSKSVELEDVKFHQCVRLSRFENDRTISFIPPDGEFELMSYRLNTHVKPLIWIESVIEKHSHSRIEYMIKAKSQFKRRSTANNVEIHIPVPNDADSPKFKTTVGSVKWVPENSEIVWSIKSFPNSFSSLEIIWP; encoded by the exons GTGCTCATCTGCCGAAACTACCGCGGCGACGTGGACATGTCAGAGGTGGAGCACTTCATGCCCATCctgatggagaaggaggaggaagggatgcTGTCACCCATCCTGGCGCATGGGGGAGTCCGCTTCATGTGGATAAAGCACAACAACCTGTATC TGGTCGCCACCTCCAAGAAGAATGCATGCGTGTCGCTGGTGTTCTCCTTCCTCTATAAGGTGGTGCAG gtattttcagaatatttcaaggagctggaggaggagagcaTCCGCGACAACTTCGTCATCATCTACGAGCTGCTGGATGAGCTCATGGACTTCGGCTACCCCCAGACCACAGACAGCAAGATCCTGCAGGA GTACATCACTCAGGAGGGCCACAAGCTGGAAACGGGGGCCCCACGGCCCCCAGCCACCGTCACCAATGCAGTGTCCTGGCGCTCCGAGGGCATCAAGTACCGGAAGAACGAGGTGTTCTTGGACGTCATTGAGTCCGTCAATCTCCTG Ggcaaatacccaggagtgggattgctgggtcatatg GTCAGTGCCAACGGTAACGTCCTACGCAGTGAGATCGTGGGCTCCATCAAGATGCGGGTCTTCCTGTCGGGCATGCCCGAGCTGCGCCTGGGCCTCAATGACAAGGTTCTCTTCGACAACACGGGCC GTGGCAAAAGCAAGTCCGTGGAGCTGGAGGATGTGAAGTTCCACCAGTGTGTGCGGCTCTCACGCTTTGAGAACGACCGCACTATCTCTTTCATCCCACCGGATGGCGAGTTTGAGCTCATGTCCTACCGCCTCAACACCCAT GTCAAGCCCTTGATCTGGATCGAGTCCGTGATTGAAAAGCACTCCCACAGCCGCATCGAGTACATGATCAAG GCCAAGAGTCAGTTCAAGCGGCGGTCAACAGCCAACAACGTGGAGATCCACATCCCCGTGCCCAACGACGCCGACTCGCCCAAGTTCAAGACGACAGTGGGGAGCGTCAAGTGGGTCCCTGAGAACAGCGAGATCGTGTGGTCCATCAAGTCCTTCCCG AACAGTTTCAGTAGCCTTGAGATCATCTGGCCTTGA